A genome region from Natronosalvus rutilus includes the following:
- a CDS encoding DsbA family oxidoreductase, with protein MTTDQSISTDDERGLESNDSGASDGDGPDTITLYADYVCPFCYLGRQSLERYRESREEPLAIDWHPFDLRRGKRNPDGSIDHDVDDGKDDEYFEQARENVRRLQERYDVEMVQDLAVEVDSYDAQLASLAVASAAPERWEAFDVAIYDALWQDGRDIGDRDVLLEIADEAGVLDVVRKTLDGEEDEDESLRSRLEELFSEAGRAGVRGVPTFVYDGYAAQGAVPPEHLERLVESEDGAEVSRR; from the coding sequence ATGACCACCGACCAGTCGATCTCGACCGACGACGAGCGCGGCCTCGAATCGAACGACTCCGGAGCGAGTGACGGCGACGGTCCGGACACAATCACTCTCTACGCGGACTACGTCTGCCCGTTCTGTTACCTCGGGCGCCAGTCCCTCGAGCGCTACCGGGAGTCCCGGGAGGAACCGCTCGCCATCGACTGGCACCCGTTCGACCTCCGACGCGGGAAGCGAAACCCCGACGGCTCGATCGATCACGACGTCGACGACGGCAAGGACGACGAGTACTTCGAGCAGGCCAGGGAGAACGTCCGCAGACTCCAGGAGCGCTACGACGTCGAGATGGTCCAGGACCTCGCCGTCGAGGTCGACTCCTACGACGCTCAGCTCGCCTCGCTGGCCGTCGCGTCCGCCGCGCCCGAGCGCTGGGAGGCGTTCGACGTCGCGATCTACGACGCCCTCTGGCAGGACGGCCGCGACATCGGCGACCGCGACGTCCTGCTCGAAATCGCCGACGAGGCCGGCGTCCTCGACGTCGTTCGGAAGACGCTCGATGGCGAAGAGGATGAAGACGAGAGCCTCCGATCGCGCCTCGAGGAACTGTTTTCGGAGGCAGGCCGAGCCGGCGTGCGCGGTGTCCCGACGTTCGTCTACGACGGCTACGCCGCCCAGGGTGCGGTTCCGCCCGAACACCTCGAGCGGCTGGTCGAAAGCGAGGACGGAGCGGAAGTCAGCAGACGGTAG
- a CDS encoding NAD(+)/NADH kinase, producing the protein MGVDVGIVAQRGNDRAQRLAASLIRTVHDHGGHALVDEATGRAIDADSVPLEAMNDCAFVVSIGGDGTFLFTARETGGAPLVGVNLGEVGFLNAISPADAVETVETLLEEVHETGSITGRSVARLTATGDGWTLAPALNEVVVHGPKRGPAGGVDVEVAIDGETYTSSRADGVLVSTATGSTAYNLSEGGPLVRPTVDAFVVTQMCATEAMPPLVVGTESEITLTASGADAAWAISDGRNRQPLDLPETVTIRAADDPITLAGPSVNFFDALEKLE; encoded by the coding sequence ACCGGGCACAGCGACTCGCGGCCTCGCTCATCCGGACCGTCCACGACCACGGCGGCCACGCCCTCGTCGACGAGGCAACCGGACGGGCGATCGACGCGGATTCCGTCCCACTCGAGGCGATGAACGACTGCGCGTTCGTCGTCAGCATCGGCGGCGACGGGACGTTCCTCTTCACGGCCCGCGAGACCGGTGGCGCCCCCCTGGTCGGCGTCAACCTCGGCGAGGTCGGCTTTCTGAACGCCATCTCTCCTGCCGATGCCGTCGAGACGGTCGAGACCTTGCTCGAGGAAGTCCACGAAACCGGATCGATCACCGGCCGCTCCGTCGCTCGCCTGACGGCCACCGGAGACGGCTGGACGCTCGCACCGGCGCTCAACGAGGTCGTCGTCCACGGCCCGAAGCGGGGTCCGGCAGGCGGGGTCGACGTCGAGGTCGCGATCGACGGCGAAACCTACACCTCGAGCCGGGCCGACGGCGTCCTCGTCTCGACGGCGACCGGTTCGACGGCCTACAACCTGAGTGAGGGCGGCCCGCTGGTCCGACCGACCGTCGACGCGTTCGTCGTCACGCAGATGTGTGCGACCGAGGCGATGCCCCCGCTGGTCGTCGGCACTGAGAGCGAAATCACCCTCACTGCTTCCGGCGCCGATGCGGCCTGGGCGATCAGCGACGGGCGTAATCGACAGCCACTGGACCTGCCTGAGACGGTGACGATCCGGGCCGCCGACGATCCGATCACGCTGGCGGGGCCGTCGGTGAACTTCTTCGACGCGCTCGAGAAACTCGAGTGA